From the genome of Spirochaetales bacterium, one region includes:
- a CDS encoding flavodoxin family protein has translation MKVMVVYDSVFGNTEKIALGMRGASVPDTVFEARRATGVVYGQLEDVDVLIVGSPTRAFRPTKNIITFLKSIPKKKLDGKGVAAFDTRIEAAATSSSALRFLMNLFGYAADPILQKLVKKGGTPLADPEGFIVEGSEGPLGKGEEERAVEWAGGIAEKARSR, from the coding sequence GGTATTCGGCAATACGGAGAAAATTGCGCTTGGCATGCGCGGCGCTTCTGTTCCGGATACTGTTTTTGAAGCCCGCAGGGCGACCGGCGTCGTGTATGGTCAACTCGAGGATGTCGATGTACTGATTGTGGGCTCACCTACCCGCGCGTTCCGGCCTACAAAAAATATAATAACCTTTCTCAAAAGCATTCCAAAAAAGAAGCTGGACGGAAAGGGGGTGGCGGCATTCGATACGAGAATAGAGGCAGCCGCAACCTCGTCATCCGCCCTCAGGTTCCTCATGAACCTTTTCGGATATGCCGCCGATCCGATATTGCAAAAACTCGTAAAAAAGGGCGGTACACCCCTCGCCGATCCGGAAGGTTTTATCGTGGAAGGGTCTGAAGGTCCTCTCGGAAAGGGGGAAGAGGAACGGGCGGTCGAATGGGCCGGCGGTATCGCAGAAAAAGCCCGATCACGGTAA